Proteins encoded together in one Bacteroides ovatus window:
- a CDS encoding radical SAM/SPASM domain-containing protein, whose product MEKYRLSSYAISIELESEPDDSLLIHGYTGAIDLIDKSIVRFLIENPYFDRAVLPCEESTKDTLEKRGYITLQTEDEEKEYFKRLATALFRKESMLRKGFTFLITYDCNFRCPYCFEKDIQKDGTAFTKEMVDKAYQAILQIAPDERLRSRSITLYGGEPLLKRNKNIISYIIEQGKELGFKFSAISNGYDLKYYEDLLSPEDISFIQITIDGIRERHNQRRIHYQGYPTFDTIVENIGIALNKGVAISVRVNADRNNIEDLEGLQTIFCDLGYTENPLFSINSALLRNYSDSTEKAYQYFSQKDFIEWHKKHGLESTCQDYGVYRRIHAAIKQGKPLSFRSTFCSAQTGGFVFDPFGRIYTCWETVNQKEHCIGNYSLNNDIVWNEQVEERWRKTYLLENAICASCKYALLCGGGCPAQNLQKHRCTHMEDIVHNAANKAYLSIK is encoded by the coding sequence ATGGAAAAATACAGATTATCATCGTATGCAATATCGATAGAATTAGAAAGTGAACCTGACGATAGCCTATTAATACATGGCTATACCGGTGCTATAGATTTAATAGATAAGTCCATAGTAAGGTTTCTGATAGAAAATCCTTATTTTGATAGGGCTGTGCTACCTTGTGAAGAAAGTACAAAAGATACTCTTGAAAAAAGAGGATATATCACTTTACAAACAGAAGATGAAGAAAAAGAATACTTTAAACGTTTAGCAACAGCACTTTTTAGAAAAGAAAGTATGCTACGTAAAGGTTTTACTTTTCTAATTACCTATGATTGTAACTTTCGTTGTCCTTATTGCTTTGAAAAAGATATTCAGAAAGATGGAACAGCGTTCACCAAAGAGATGGTAGATAAAGCCTATCAAGCTATATTACAGATAGCACCAGACGAAAGACTACGCTCAAGGTCAATAACCTTGTATGGCGGTGAGCCTTTATTAAAGAGAAATAAGAATATTATATCTTATATTATTGAACAGGGTAAAGAATTAGGATTTAAGTTTTCTGCTATCTCTAATGGTTATGACCTGAAATATTATGAAGATCTTCTCTCGCCGGAAGATATTAGCTTTATTCAGATAACGATAGACGGCATTAGAGAACGTCATAATCAACGTCGTATTCATTATCAAGGATACCCTACATTTGATACGATTGTAGAAAATATTGGAATTGCTTTGAATAAAGGAGTTGCTATTTCAGTTAGAGTGAATGCTGATCGAAACAATATAGAAGATTTAGAGGGATTACAAACGATTTTTTGTGATTTGGGCTATACAGAGAACCCTTTATTTTCTATAAACTCTGCATTATTAAGAAATTATTCCGATAGTACAGAAAAAGCCTATCAATACTTCTCACAGAAAGATTTTATAGAATGGCATAAAAAACATGGCTTGGAATCTACTTGCCAAGATTATGGAGTATATCGTAGAATTCATGCAGCGATAAAACAAGGTAAACCTCTATCTTTTCGTTCTACTTTTTGTAGTGCTCAAACGGGTGGATTTGTGTTTGATCCATTTGGTAGAATTTATACATGCTGGGAGACTGTGAATCAAAAAGAACATTGTATAGGTAATTATTCTTTGAATAATGATATTGTTTGGAATGAGCAAGTCGAAGAACGTTGGAGAAAGACCTATCTTTTGGAGAATGCTATATGCGCAAGCTGTAAATACGCATTACTGTGTGGCGGTGGATGTCCGGCACAAAACTTACAGAAACATCGTTGTACGCATATGGAGGATATAGTTCATAATGCTGCGAATAAGGCTTATTTAAGCATTAAATAA
- a CDS encoding DUF4450 domain-containing protein — MSYFHLNLILKGKLTVCCLLMLPAIPLNAQREAKQIGDFKESISLNEHLRGTKRTLQYRPDGDEFVCVNGKNRYTRALYGSHSPFRVETSDRPVFAFYNNGRGGNISFKVILRDGTELALDCTGHCESRYSAGKRTYYLTDPSWGKGELRISVLALADMDGAIWRFSPSNMPKGAILRWQHGGATGKRLSRNGDMGVDPADCFELPAEATDLVTGELSLQKEVYLVRGEVPEGYNVRKLYQQAEAASMALASHLKIETPDPYLNTLGGALVAAADGIWDGQAWLHGAIGWRMPLSGWRAGYTGDALGWHDRARTHFDAYAASQVTDVPNTIPHPAQDSTMNLARSEKRWGTPQYSNGYICRNPERNNQMHHYDMNLCYMDELLWHFNWTGDTAYVRKMWPVITRHLAWEKLNYDPDNDGLYDAYACIWASDALYYNSGAVTHSSAYNYRANKMAAFLASLIGEDPSPYQNEAEQILKAMNKRLWMQGKGCWAEYQDFMGHRRLHESPGLWTIYHALDSDVADPFQAYQATRYVDTEIPHIPVYADGLEEGYATIATTNWLPYSWSINNVAFAEVMHTALAYFQAGRPEEAYRLMKSSFLDGMYLGNSPGNLGQVSFYDAARGECYRDFGDPIGVASRLLVQGLYGILPDVLNGKMVIRPGFPAGWSKASISLPDITYHFVREKDTDIYRIEQRFKAPLALTLQVNVGRERIHSVKVNGKEVDWSFAEAASGYPVVVIPASSAKKAIVEIVWEGNCLNPVLPERQAEALAEIRVPSILGAVFGEIYDPQGVLIQPNVSDTLIKSKVNDHLGHHTFFVRMKQGQMEWWQPVNVQITKSEKSPVILPFSQVNTSECRMMNMDSLFNANVTDIFRNEYLTPRSPYTTLQLPVQGIGEWCHPKLTADIDDAGLRALVRDEMLTTKLGVPFRTLAQGSNIAFTSLWDNYPDSLSIPLSGRASHAYLMMAGSTNHMQCRIANGIVRVYYTDGTSDVLELVNPDNWCPIEQDFYVDGQAFTVVSPRPYRIHFKTGLVSNDLGKDLGIKGVYGRSIEGGAGVLLDMPLNPSKELSHLTLETLSNDVVIGLMGVTLQ, encoded by the coding sequence ATGAGTTATTTTCATCTGAATCTTATTTTAAAAGGAAAGCTGACAGTTTGTTGCCTCTTGATGTTGCCGGCGATACCATTAAATGCTCAAAGAGAGGCAAAGCAGATCGGTGACTTTAAAGAATCCATCTCCTTGAATGAACATCTGCGAGGTACAAAAAGGACGTTGCAATATCGTCCCGATGGTGATGAGTTTGTTTGTGTCAATGGTAAGAATCGGTATACCCGTGCTTTGTACGGTAGTCACAGTCCCTTTCGTGTAGAAACAAGTGACCGGCCGGTTTTTGCTTTTTATAATAACGGACGCGGAGGAAATATAAGTTTCAAAGTCATTCTTCGTGACGGAACAGAATTGGCGCTTGACTGCACCGGGCATTGTGAATCCCGTTATTCGGCTGGAAAACGTACCTATTATTTGACAGACCCGTCTTGGGGAAAAGGAGAACTGCGTATTTCTGTATTGGCATTAGCCGATATGGATGGAGCTATTTGGCGTTTTTCTCCTTCGAATATGCCTAAAGGAGCTATACTTCGTTGGCAACATGGGGGAGCTACCGGAAAACGTTTGAGTCGTAATGGAGATATGGGGGTAGATCCGGCTGATTGCTTCGAACTTCCTGCCGAAGCGACTGACCTTGTCACAGGTGAACTTTCTTTGCAGAAAGAAGTATACTTGGTACGTGGGGAGGTTCCCGAAGGCTATAATGTCCGTAAACTTTATCAACAAGCGGAGGCAGCCTCTATGGCGTTGGCTTCTCATTTGAAGATAGAAACACCGGACCCTTATTTGAACACGTTGGGTGGTGCATTGGTCGCAGCTGCCGATGGAATCTGGGACGGACAGGCTTGGTTGCACGGTGCTATTGGCTGGCGTATGCCGTTAAGTGGGTGGAGGGCCGGATATACTGGTGATGCTTTAGGTTGGCATGACCGGGCACGGACTCATTTTGATGCTTATGCAGCCAGTCAGGTGACTGATGTCCCGAATACAATACCTCATCCGGCACAAGATTCTACAATGAATCTGGCGCGTTCGGAAAAACGTTGGGGAACTCCTCAATATAGCAATGGGTATATTTGCCGGAATCCTGAACGTAACAACCAGATGCACCACTATGACATGAATCTTTGTTACATGGATGAATTGTTATGGCACTTCAACTGGACGGGAGATACTGCGTATGTCCGCAAAATGTGGCCTGTGATTACCCGCCATCTAGCTTGGGAAAAATTAAATTATGATCCGGACAATGATGGTTTATATGATGCATACGCTTGTATTTGGGCAAGTGATGCGCTTTACTACAACAGTGGCGCGGTCACCCATTCGTCGGCTTATAACTACCGTGCCAATAAAATGGCAGCTTTTCTTGCTTCTTTGATAGGCGAAGATCCTTCACCTTATCAGAACGAAGCCGAGCAAATATTGAAAGCGATGAATAAGCGTCTTTGGATGCAGGGCAAAGGTTGTTGGGCGGAATATCAGGATTTTATGGGACATCGCCGGCTTCACGAAAGTCCGGGATTATGGACTATATACCATGCACTCGATAGCGACGTTGCTGATCCTTTTCAAGCTTATCAGGCTACACGGTATGTTGATACGGAAATACCACATATCCCCGTGTATGCCGATGGACTGGAAGAGGGGTATGCAACGATTGCCACTACCAATTGGTTACCTTATTCCTGGAGTATCAATAATGTGGCTTTCGCAGAGGTAATGCATACAGCTTTGGCCTATTTCCAGGCAGGACGTCCGGAGGAAGCATATCGATTGATGAAAAGTTCATTTCTGGATGGCATGTACTTAGGTAACAGTCCCGGCAATTTGGGGCAAGTCAGCTTTTATGATGCTGCCCGTGGAGAGTGTTATCGTGACTTTGGAGATCCGATAGGGGTAGCTTCCCGATTACTGGTACAAGGATTGTATGGCATTTTACCCGATGTATTGAACGGGAAGATGGTGATTCGTCCGGGATTTCCCGCAGGATGGTCAAAAGCTTCTATTTCTTTGCCTGACATAACCTATCACTTTGTCAGGGAGAAAGATACAGATATTTACCGGATAGAGCAACGTTTTAAGGCACCTTTGGCATTGACATTACAAGTGAATGTCGGGAGAGAAAGGATTCATTCTGTGAAAGTAAATGGGAAAGAAGTTGACTGGAGCTTTGCGGAAGCTGCTTCCGGTTATCCGGTGGTTGTTATTCCTGCTTCTTCTGCCAAAAAAGCAATTGTCGAAATTGTGTGGGAAGGAAACTGTCTGAATCCGGTTTTGCCTGAAAGACAGGCGGAGGCTTTAGCGGAGATCCGTGTTCCATCCATTTTAGGGGCGGTATTCGGTGAAATATATGATCCGCAGGGAGTGCTGATACAGCCGAATGTTAGTGATACATTAATAAAAAGTAAGGTCAATGATCATTTGGGGCATCATACATTCTTTGTTCGCATGAAACAAGGACAGATGGAATGGTGGCAGCCTGTAAACGTACAGATTACAAAATCGGAAAAATCACCGGTCATTCTTCCTTTCTCACAGGTAAATACGTCAGAGTGCCGGATGATGAATATGGATTCTTTGTTCAATGCGAATGTGACTGATATTTTCCGGAATGAGTATCTGACACCCCGTTCGCCTTATACCACTTTACAACTTCCTGTTCAGGGCATTGGCGAGTGGTGCCATCCTAAATTAACTGCTGATATTGATGATGCAGGTTTGCGTGCCTTGGTACGTGATGAGATGCTGACTACCAAACTGGGTGTGCCGTTCCGAACATTGGCTCAAGGAAGCAATATTGCTTTTACTTCGTTGTGGGATAATTATCCCGACAGTTTAAGTATTCCGCTTTCCGGTCGGGCTTCTCATGCCTATTTAATGATGGCAGGCAGTACCAACCACATGCAGTGTCGCATTGCTAATGGTATTGTTCGTGTATACTATACAGATGGAACTTCTGATGTATTGGAATTAGTGAATCCGGATAACTGGTGTCCTATTGAGCAGGATTTCTATGTTGATGGTCAGGCATTCACCGTTGTTTCTCCCCGTCCTTATCGCATTCATTTTAAGACGGGTTTGGTTAGCAATGATTTGGGAAAGGACTTAGGCATAAAGGGTGTTTATGGACGTTCCATCGAGGGAGGAGCAGGTGTACTTTTGGACATGCCTCTGAATCCTTCCAAAGAGTTAAGTCATCTGACGTTGGAAACACTTTCAAACGATGTTGTTATCGGTCTGATGGGAGTTACATTGCAATAA
- a CDS encoding glycoside hydrolase family 28 protein has translation MMRRTINLLLMLLFVAEVTSANTVDFDKAFKESARIEKQIKRTSFPKRTFLITDFGAKTDDEANPCHEAINQAILQCSLSGGGTVIVPKGTFYTGPITLKSNVNFHLEEGAVLKFSTDQSLYFPAVLTRWEGIDCYNAHPLIYAYGESNIAITGKGIIDGQGSMETWWPMCGAVKYGWKEGMVAQRNGGRERLLMYGETSTPVYKRLMRPEDGMRPQLLNLHSCHTILIEGVTLLNSPFWVIHPLFCESLIVSGVTVFNRGPNGDGCDPESCKNVLIENCTFDTGDDCIAIKSGRNEDGRKWNIPSENIIVRGCMMKNGHGGVVIGSEISGGYRNLFVEDCRMDSPNLDRVIRIKTSTCRGGLIENVYVRNVTVGQCREAVLRINLQYENREKCKRGFDPIVRNVHLKNVTCEKSKLGVLIIGLEDDKHVYNISVEDSHFNNVAKGANDIKGAKDVTFKNLYINGELVK, from the coding sequence ATGATGAGAAGAACTATTAATTTACTACTGATGTTGCTTTTTGTGGCAGAGGTAACATCTGCGAATACTGTTGATTTTGATAAAGCATTTAAAGAAAGCGCCCGTATCGAAAAACAGATTAAACGGACCTCTTTTCCGAAACGAACATTTCTTATAACTGATTTTGGAGCAAAAACGGATGATGAGGCTAATCCTTGCCATGAAGCCATTAATCAGGCTATTCTACAGTGCAGTCTGTCAGGAGGTGGCACAGTAATTGTTCCTAAAGGTACTTTCTATACCGGACCTATTACTCTAAAGAGCAATGTGAATTTCCATCTCGAAGAGGGAGCTGTTTTGAAATTCTCTACAGATCAAAGCCTTTATTTTCCTGCAGTTTTAACTCGTTGGGAAGGAATTGATTGCTATAATGCTCACCCCTTGATTTATGCTTATGGTGAAAGCAATATTGCCATAACCGGAAAAGGTATTATCGATGGACAAGGTAGCATGGAAACTTGGTGGCCGATGTGTGGAGCCGTAAAGTATGGTTGGAAAGAAGGCATGGTGGCTCAACGCAATGGAGGTCGTGAACGTCTGTTGATGTATGGTGAAACATCGACTCCTGTGTACAAACGTCTGATGAGGCCGGAAGATGGTATGCGTCCGCAGCTATTGAACTTACATTCCTGCCACACCATCTTGATTGAAGGTGTTACTTTGTTAAATTCTCCATTTTGGGTGATTCATCCTCTTTTCTGCGAGAGCTTGATTGTTAGCGGAGTGACTGTTTTCAATCGTGGACCTAACGGAGACGGATGTGATCCTGAATCTTGTAAGAATGTGTTGATTGAGAATTGTACATTTGATACGGGTGATGATTGTATTGCCATTAAATCAGGACGTAATGAAGACGGGCGTAAATGGAATATTCCCAGTGAGAATATTATTGTACGCGGTTGTATGATGAAGAATGGACATGGAGGAGTCGTGATCGGCAGTGAGATTTCGGGTGGTTACCGCAATTTGTTTGTAGAAGACTGCCGGATGGATAGCCCGAATCTGGATCGTGTCATTCGTATTAAGACGAGCACTTGCCGCGGAGGACTTATAGAAAATGTATATGTACGCAATGTGACGGTAGGACAATGTCGTGAAGCTGTACTTCGCATCAATCTGCAATATGAGAATCGGGAGAAATGTAAGAGAGGGTTTGACCCGATTGTCCGTAATGTGCATTTGAAGAATGTAACTTGTGAGAAGAGTAAATTAGGTGTGCTTATTATCGGATTGGAGGATGATAAACATGTATATAATATCAGTGTAGAGGATTCTCATTTTAATAATGTAGCCAAAGGAGCAAATGATATTAAAGGGGCAAAAGATGTTACTTTTAAGAACCTTTATATCAATGGTGAATTGGTGAAATAG